The following coding sequences are from one Eucalyptus grandis isolate ANBG69807.140 chromosome 11, ASM1654582v1, whole genome shotgun sequence window:
- the LOC104430118 gene encoding GDSL esterase/lipase At5g45910 yields MAEESMAELHEDTSLFLLCCLSSKSVLSSPGRYEAIFNFGNSLSDTGNFLLSGALAFPGIKNLPYGETFFHHPTGRCSNGRLMIDFIAEVFGLPFLPPYLAVAKGPPVRTGVNFAVVGATALDPSFFYAQKIGPLLWTNDSLSVQLGWFKNLKKSLCTTKQECDDYFKKSLFLVGEMGGNDYIFPFIFGLSVKQLRAWVPQVVGAIARAIRILIEEGAVDMVVPGQFPVGCSAVFLTLLHSPNKSAYDPSGCLKAYNAFFEYHDNYLKQELQKLREEYSHARIMYADYYGASIPLYRTPKHYGFYGGALRACCGGGGPYNYNNSASCGNPGSTACEDPSAFVDWDGIHLTEAAYHFVSKRLFYGGFTSPPLLS; encoded by the exons ATGGCTGAGGAATCTATGGCTGAACT CCATGAAGATACTAGTCTTTTCTTGCTCTGCTGCCTCTCTTCAAAGTCCGTTTTGTCGAGCCCTGGGCGCTATGAAGCAATCTTCAACTTCGGCAACTCTCTGAGTGACACCGGAAACTTCCTACTTTCTGGGGCACTTGCATTTCCAGGCATAAAAAATCTTCCTTACGGTGAGACATTCTTCCACCACCCAACCGGTCGATGCTCAAACGGACGGCTCATGATTGATTTCATAG CTGAAGTATTTGGGCTGCCGTTTCTTCCACCATATCTCGCAGTAGCCAAAGGTCCACCTGTTCGTACTGGAGTGAACTTCGCAGTTGTTGGTGCCACAGCACTCGACCCGTCTTTCTTCTATGCTCAGAAGATTGGGCCACTCTTGTGGACCAATGACTCATTGAGTGTTCAGCTTGGCTGGTTCAAGAATTTGAAGAAGTCTCTCTGCACCACCAAACAAG AATGTGATGACTACTTCAAGAAGTCCCTATTTTTGGTGGGGGAGATGGGTGGCAATGACTACatctttccctttatttttggTCTAAGTGTTAAACAGCTACGTGCTTGGGTACCACAAGTCGTTGGAGCAATCGCCCGTGCCATCCGT ATACTGATAGAAGAAGGAGCCGTGGATATGGTGGTCCCAGGACAGTTTCCAGTAGGCTGCTCCGCCGTGTTTCTAACTTTGCTTCATAGCCCTAACAAATCGGCATATGACCCAAGTGGGTGTCTCAAGGCTTATAATGCTTTCTTCGAGTACCACGATAACTACCTCAAGcaagaattgcaaaaattgagaGAGGAATACTCTCATGCAAGAATTATGTATGCTGATTATTATGGTGCCTCCATACCTCTTTATCGCACTCCAAAACACTATG GCTTTTACGGAGGGGCACTAAGGGCTTGTTGTGGAGGAGGTGGTCCATACAACTACAATAATTCAGCAAGTTGTGGTAACCCCGGCTCAACTGCTTGCGAAGATCCATCGGCCTTCGTCGATTGGGATGGGATTCACTTGACCGAGGCTGCTTATCATTTCGTCTCCAAACGGTTGTTCTATGGAGGCTTCACATCTCCACCGCTCTTATCTTAA